AAACCTTTGGCAGTGTTATAAAGACACCTACGAAAGAGGGCTCGACTCTAAATAGCTTTGGATGAAACTATTTGTGTCTCGATGATACCGGCGCCCGAACTGCACCAGCCGTGGCAACCACTGCATAGATACACAACAAATAATGAAAATTACTCTCACTAAACACGTctgttgttttgtatttccgaaaatataatgtattttgtACCTATCTAATTTCATTTGGTAATCTCTTATTGAGTTTAAATTCTTTGTTTAGGGCTTGAATAAGAGTTTGAAAGATGTGCATCCATATCCAATTCCATATATTATGATCCCACTGCTCGGCTATTTCTCTCGGTCTTGTGGATAGTCCGGTCAATCCCTTCAGTAAGCGTCAAGGTCGTTACGCCATCTCTTTCGGGCTCTGCCACTCGTGAAGCCTATCTTATATTCGCCTTGAGGCACCCAAATCTAATGCGTGGCGACCTGCGCCCACCACTTCGGATGCATGCGACAAAGATGTCCGGCGTAATCCCATTTTAGCCTGGCTGTTTAACTTTTTGTTGTAAGGCAGTTTTTGTTTTTGCATTGTGATCTCGTGAAAGCTCTTCGATATGCTTATTCTGTCCATCCTCAAGGTCCAAACTCAAGGTCTCAAAGTCTCAAACGAATTGATCGGGTCTGATGTAAAAAGGAAAACAACCAGTTATAAgttctgtaaataaaaatgttctcTAAACGTAGAATGGTTCAAAGTGTACCTACCGTCTCCATCACACATCCTTGCCTTGCTTTGTTTGTAAAAGGACTACCTTACAAAACAACAAGTCCAATCTTATTTTATCGTGTTGGTTACGggggattactaacctcatcaaactggtgccagggttattattgagccgacaaaagccccgacatgactcatgcaacgaaTTATTTACACCagtaccgggaccaatggctttatgtgccttccgaagctcggatcatcttactttcagacaatcgggtgatcagcctgaaatgtcctaacaaGACTACAGTGACATGTTCCCACCGGAATTTGTATCCGGCACCTCCcggcacaacgctcaaccactggaccacagaagtcGTTAGGTTATCCAGATCCTCGGCATTTCTCAATCGGTTGTTTAATTGGTTCTAAGTCCTAAAGGAACTTTAGACGAGtaaatttttttcttcttccgATCTTTGCACGCCTTATTGGGTTAGGTTAtgatatcacctgattgttcgaaaaaataaaatgattccgtttttcggaagacacgttaagccgttggtccaatCCCGTTGGTGCGGGTtggtaaaacacctccaccaaccagcagagcagcgaggagtatgctccataccccctccggttggttggaggaacgcctgtgcccagcaatgggacgaatgtaggtatgtatgttagaTTAGGTAAGAGTCAAAATCAGTTGGGACCATTTCTTTATCAATGTGAGAAGTAGCATAGGTACACCTACTGACGCCAAAGCATTAATTTAACTGAACGATTGAAGCAGCCGACTGTCATGTTCATATATCTGTCTGGCATACAATTAACTCATCAATTGCACGGACTACCTACCTACACAGTAATTCGCATTGTGCTGTTACCAGTCGGGATTTATATCTAGTATTAATCTCAGGAGGATTTTAAAGATCTTAGCTATTTGAATCGAACATTTATGAATCATTAATCACTCTATGCTTATTTAGGTTACCTATCATCCCGGGCCTGTCGTAAATTGCGTTGAATAAGAGTTTGTGTCCACGCAATGTGCGATGGGCTGGTCACCTCTCACCGTATGGTTCATTAAATCCTTCAAAGGACTTCGCATCATACTTGTTTAATGTGGAATGTAAACTTGGAATTCCATGTGGCTTTGCTATAGACCGATACGGACATCCGGGTTTTAATCTGTGGAatataaacatagctggcgaggagtgggtgtacttatTTACTAtaaacctctgtctacccctttggggatacagccgtgatgttatgttatgtttcatcTGTAGAAAATTCACGATAAGTACATTATTTCTGCTTCTTTGCTCCTGATAGTTACAATGTAATCATTATCCCACCACGGAAGGGGTGGGATTGAAGGTAATCAGAGGGCCTGTTTTTTTATTAGCATCTTTGACgacttcaataaataatttggcAAATGCTTCAGGACATTGAGCTTAGAACTGTCAGAGATCTTGAACAATTTAAGTAAGCAAATTCTACTTGCTAATAGAAATATACTTGAAAGTAACCAAATGTTTTAGATGGAACAACGTTTAATACAACACATGATACGATCAGTGGCGgtcctagcaaaatatttaggaggTGCGAGACCTCACAGTGGTGTCcttcaaaatacagttttttttttcgattagtttacggctaccgaaatatacatacttaattaaatcttttaaaaatgttgttacgCGGCCACCCGTTGTGACCGCTATGAGGTTTAATTCACAGGGCAGGTATGCCCAAAgcagttactcccctgtagatcctCCATTATAGACAATATATGGGGACCACAAGCATTTGAGACAGAACTTCCTTAAAAGGGGTTTTGGACATTAAAATCACACAATAGAATTGAtaagacatttcacaaaataatgctACCCAAGTTAAGGTAATATACTATAtctatacaaatataaaacatatacttactaagtaagtatttataatacttataatcaaagaaagaaacaaattaGTACTGAGACGGAAGTGGATAGGGACTTTCCAGAGACGGACTCGTGTCCACGCGGTCCAAGTCGCGGGCGCAAAGCAAGTGGTCCATAATTTTCACAACATATCTAAATTTATAGTATATTTAATATTGACGATGTTTTAATAGAGCTAGAGCTTTACCGGCGAGTATGTACGACAGCGAGGCGGCGGCGCGTGTCCCCTGCGCCGGCGCCCGCCCGccctgccgccgccgcgcccgcgcacgTCCCCGCGCCGTGGGCCGCGCTTGGCACGCGCACCGCGCTGAATATTGCCGAAAGCCGCGGCTGCTAGGTATAGCTTGAGCGCGGGGAGGAGCTTGCTCGCGCGCCAGTACCCCTCCGACCAGCGATGCTGTGCTGTCTCCGGAAATAGAGTACGTCCGACGTCTTACATGCAGTGCCGCGACATACCCGCGCCGTGTCTGATTAATATCGCCGTTAAATCGCGGCTAATTATAgcgtaataattaaatatttcaagTCTCCGATcacaataaaattttatgattcCTAAGAGCGCTGTGATTAGCCATGATTTAACGGCCACCGTTTTAACTCGGGTTGCATTCCTCTGCGAATGCGAGTCGCGTTGAAGCGGGTTGTCAATTAGTTGGTTCAGTgtagatataaatattaaatctgTAGATAGGCCGTTCGGGTGCGCGAGTGTGAGTGCAAATGACTGGTAGCCCGGTAAAGGGCTGAACTTGAACAAAATGTGGACCACGAGGTTACGGTTATGGAGGTTTATGTTGTGCATACTGTTGGCGACGTCGACGCTGGCGCTGGTGGTGCGAGGTGAGTGTGTCCGCTGCGCTCGCGCATATCGCGGCTCGCTCCCGCGAGTGGGAGCTACACTTGCGTTCGCTGTCTGCGTCACTACACTCTAGCTATTTTCGGCGTAACTTGCGCTGAAATTATGTAAAAAGCTCGCGTATATGCTCTATTTTTGGCGATAGCCATAGGCGAAGTTCTGTTTGACAAAATGTTCCACTAACCTAGTTATAGTAAGTTGCGAATTGTCTAGGGCGGGCGGTGAAACTCGCAGGTTGCCGGGCCGAGCGATCGCTATTGCCCGCTTCCTACCGCACTAAGCTACGCAAATAGAATACAGGGATTTGTCGCTGTGCGTCGCCATCTTGTGAAAAATGATAGGATCGTGACGACATTATAAAGATGAGATTCTGAAAATGGGTCATAATTTTGGAACGACTTTGTAACCTACTCTTAGGATTTCGGTCATAATAACGTAAATATCTACCAATACATATATAAGTTgtcctattttttattttcagaggTCCAATATACGGCAAAATGTTCGTTTCAGAACTTTAAGTCAGAAACTAATTAAATACGAAAGTGATATTTTCGAGTCAATACCTAGGAAGCCAAGGAGATATTAcgatacaatttattttaactGTCTTGAATCAAAGCCAACCTCAATTGTAAGTAATAACTatacagaaaattaaaataattaatctcTTACAGGTTTGAATAGATACAGATAAATTACAAACGAACTTATTTCGGTATTAGATGTACCTGTACGCGGGTACTTTTCATGTTATAGTTTAGGTAGGTTTGAAATGTCACTAAATGtaatacaaaaatgtattttctaCTCAGTGATAAAATACCTATCACTTTTTCTAATTCAGATTTAGTCTCCTCCGTAATCACGTAAGAATACATTATGAAAGCTGCGCGATGTGGCTCAAGGCCAAAGTTTTAGGTCAATCAGTCATCGCGTGTGGTATATAAACGAACGAGGTCCAAGTCTGCACCGGAACTCTCATCATCAAACAACACTTCCTTCGAAcgttaaagtaataaaaatttaaaagcgCATTCTAGATGACATTGAACTGAAATATCTCCTCTCTCAACTCCATATTACTTGCAATAACACTTTAAATCTAAGTGTTTATTGTTTCTATTGGAAATATTATGAATTTGTTTACCTAATAAAATTATGTGACCCACACTGAGTGGCATCGGACCAACTATTCATATACAGATAAAACTTGATCATAAACTTGCCGTCGTTTAACGACTCCGGTAACTACTATATTGTTGTTCACATACCGTGGTCGACCTCAAAGGTTTTTGAGTTACCAACAGTGAAAGCCAACTAAACATAGCGCAGGCAATATAATGGGTCGTAAAATCCGCCCGTcatacttaaacaaaaagaaataaattgtaGTCGGCCATTTTATGCTCCTCTTGTACCTACTGACGTTGAGTTTGTTCGTTATAATTTCTTTATGTTTTAGGTACTTCGCTTTTGTGATTGCATTTAAATGAAAATGTCTAAGCGAATTATTGTGAATCAGTTCCTATATCTGTTATTTATACTTAATGTTTACTAATGGTTTATTATATTGTTTCTAGGTGAAGAGGACGTTCCTTCAGAGTCACAATGCCGTCCATACATCGAAAAAGCTCTCAAGGAGCTCGAATCGGGAGACTCGGAACCAGGTAAACTTCTGTTTTCTTACCCATATCCAAGTATCAAGTGTTTTGCACATGGCCTGGCGCATTTACATACGCGGTAGCACATCTAAACATGAAGTTTGTAAACACGTAAAACTCTAAGGCAAATAAAtcgtataaaaattaaaacagcaAACAATTTCCCTTGGATTTTACGATACGATTGGAATTAAAGCCGGCATTAAAGTTGACCTTACCGAAAGCAGAACAACCTCGAGAGATTGACACGAGTTCCACGTTTTGCTTGGTGTGATTCTATTTTAACTACGGCAAGACCGCGACTTGATGACGTCACCCATATATTGTGCTGCTCAATAATAGACACCACAGCCGGAGTTATCAACTGGTTCGCGACGGATGAatcattgaaaataatatttgcatGATTCCAGCACTTCATGTACCTTAAATCGGGGTTTGTTAAAAAGCGTTCGACACTCGAAGAGCCTTAAAACATCATTATCATTTGGGTACTGAACAAAATAGTAAACTTATACTACGAATAGTCGACTACCCTTgcaatatgtatgtgtatgacgATGTGTATGTCGTTCTGTAGAGAGTAGTTTACGTTTACGCATGATGATCAATAAATAACTTTTCCGGCCTTGTAGAATGTGTGATAAAATAATCATTAGGTACCTTACTGACAACTAAGCCTAACACTTATATATTATGAAGATTTGAAATAAGTACAACAATAACATTGGTAGAATATTAAAGTTCCTAGTTCATAAGTATTCAAACATTTCATGCCTCACAGGATAGGTAGGTGCAGGTACCTATAGCAATGCACTCATTTGAGCGCTTGAGAGCATTTGAGAATTTAGTCTATTATGTACTAGTTCATGTGTAAGTACTTGAAAGTGTCACCGCAGATCAATTGTCCTAGGTTTATTTTCATATCAAATGTACACACATGCAGATAATTCCAAGCAAATATATCTACTCCATTTTCGGGTTACATGTAACCCCAGCCCAGATACTGTAAATCACAACAGCTGTAGTAAATAAGAAGAAATGGAACCGACATTGTCATTGTCCTTCAAATTATCATGACGCAGGGCCAACTAAAATTAAGCGTTTATTTATAAAGCGAGTCGCGCTACCACCGACGAACAGGCTTTGGATTTAGCACCACGCCCGTGCTTACAcaaagtttgttttgttttgattaatgTTTGAGATActaatttgtattatttatttcagattccgCTGAAAAAAACGACAGTAGTGAAGTAAGTGTAAATGACGATACGAAAGAAGTAAGTTCAGCTGAAGACGGCGGGCAAACAACAGAGGCGGGGGATAGTAAGGAGGATGACGCACCGTCAGTGGAAGTAGCAGACGAGCCTTATGTGTCTAAGGCATCTGTGGAGGATGTTGAAGGCGCTGACGACGACGACTCGAAAGAAGATGCGACGGTAGAGGATGCCGACGGTGACAGCGCCGAGCAGCAAGCCGATAGTAAACAGGATGACGACGACAAGGAAGACGGTGACAGCAAGGAAGACGATGACAACAAGGACGATGGCGACAGCAAGGAAGACAGTCAAGACAGTAAAGAAGAAGGAGACAGCAAGGAAGAAGCATCTGCTGATGAACAAGCTGGCGAAgaaggtatattatatataaggaTATAAACACGtaaagtataagtaggtagattAAAAGTTGTCTGCGGTGATTGGGAAGAGTAAAGGGAGACCTTTGCCAGggctagtataaaaaaatagttgGCTATATTAACGCAGTGTATTTACATGTTATTATGTTACAGAGAGTGGCGAAGAGAAAGAAGGAGAATCTGGAACTACTGCTGAGGATGAAGCATCAACTGAAGGTGATGATGATAGCAAGCAAGATGAGCAGGCTGACGACGACGGAGATGACGATAGTAAAGAAGCGGAATCCgccggagatgatgatgacaagtcGCAAGAAGACGCCGCTGATCAGAGcaaagaagatgatgatgatgataagacggATGATGACGATGGATCTCAAGAAAAGGCTGAATCAACTGAAGATACTGAGAAAGATGACTCTAAAGAAGATAAAGACGACaccaaagaagaagaagatgcgGCCGATAAGTCTGGGGAAGACAAGGATGATACAGAAGAAGCAGAATCTGCTGAAGACTCTGCTGACGGAGGGGTAGAGGAACAGTCGGCGGAGGCTGATGAGGCAAGTGAAGAAAAAGAAGCAAGTAAGGCTGACACTGACGAAGAAAAATCGGATGAAACTGCTGCTGAGGACACTGAGGAGCAAGCTGACCAGCCGGAAACTGAAGAGGATGCAGATTCTGGAGAGGAAGCTTCTACAGAGGAGGAAGACGAAGAAGGAGCACCTGAGGAAGATTTACTACTTGTACGTATATTTTGAATGAATAACAATTAATATTCATAGATCACAGAAAGGTAGcaagtattattaaaaaatatttttactcatGCAAAGCAAATATTTTGTGTTTCAGACTGGAGAAATTCCCGAAAATTTAAGATCTCGCGACCACATCAACCAAATTCTTCGATTGGACGAAGAAGCGAGTGAAGCAGAAATTCTTATTGAGAGGTCCGCTGACATTGTCCTCAGGGATTTGAAAAAACTGTATGAAAACTCTATTAAACCACTGGAAGCTCTTTACAAGTATAGAGACTTGAGCAACAGGCATTTTGGTGATCCTGAAATTTTCTCGAAACCTTTAGTATTGTTTATGGGCCCGTGGAGCGGTGGAAAATCTAGCATTGTGAACTATCTAACGGGGCTTGAATTTACTGAATGGTCTCTACGAACAGGTAAGTTAAGACCGTCAGTTTTAATGTGAGCTTTTCGGGCATTGATCTATTTTCGTATGAAACATTCCCAAACTTACTGAAATTATTTGTAAGGTGCGGAGCCATCGCCAGCTTACTTCAATATTCTGATGCACGGCAAAAACCCTGAGGTGCTAGACGGTACTCAGCTGGCAGCTGATTGGACTTTCTCAGGGCTGCAGAAGTTTGGACAGGGATTGGAAGAACGTCTGAGAGGTCTGAAACATCCCAGCAAAATTTTGGAAAAGGTTAGCCACATAAACAATTGATACAAAACTTTCGGATCAACGCGTCTTTTATTGACGCGAAATACTCGTAGTATTTCAGAATATGAAATATACTACGAGAAAACaaataataagaaacaataatataatatatttcgaGTATGTCTATATTGAGTGTATAATTTCAGGTGAACATTGTGGAGATTCCTGGAATTCTGGAAGTGAGGAAGCAAGTGTCCCGCGTGTTTCCCTTCAACGACGCCTGCCAATGGTTCATTGATCGCGCCGATATTATCTTCTTGGTATACGATCCTTCTAAACTCGATGTCGGCCCCGAGACCGAAGCCATTCTTGATCAATTGAAGGGCAGAGAATCTCAGGTTTGTTGCACtgatatgtatatattattttatatatatatgctGGGTACCGCAGGCAGTTTCTAAAAACAAATGCTTTATAAACAATAACTTTTACTAACCAATTCGCAAGTTGAAATTCTATACCGTACATTTGTCCCGACAGACTCGCATCGTGTTAAACAAGGCGGACACTGTGAAACCAGAGGAGTTGATGCGCGTGCAGAGTGCGTTGATATGGAACATCTCTCCACTGATGAGCTCCGCGCAGCCGCCAGTTATGTACACGGTGTCATTATGGTCGATGCCGTACGAGCCGGGCGCGCCAGTGCGGCTACTGCAAGCCCAGGAGCGAGAGCTGCTGCGCGACCTGCGCCAAGCCATCGACAAGCGCATTGAGAACAAGATAGCTAGCGCTAGGAGATTTGCAGTAAGTACAAAAATCAACGGAAGTTTTGTTCCGTACGTCCCGTCCTGGGGACTGAAGAATAATTTACTTAGGAGACTAGTACTATTCAGTTTTACCCGATAATCGTAATCATCATctttacatttccatacaaaatatatttttatttacacagGTTCGTGTCAGGAATCACGCGAAAATGGTGGACTGTTACCTGACCACCTATTATAATCACAAGACGATCTTCGGCAACAGAAAACTTATTTCCGACGCTATCATCGAGAACCCTCAGAATTACCACATCTACGAGGGGCTCAGCACTCTCACTAACATTTCCAGGTAAAGTTTACGTGCTATTTTTGTTGTGAACTTCTTCCATATTAGACGCTTACTGGTCGGGATTCGTAAGATTCTAAAACCAATTTTTCCGACAGGTATGATTTGCCCGATCCCGAGACATACCGGGATTTCTTCCGGCTGAATCCGCTGTATGAGTTCCAGCAGCTCTCGGCCACTTGCACGTACTTCCGAGGGTGCCCCATCACGCGGCTCGACGTGGCCATCGCTTATGACCTGCCCGAGCTCGTCGGCAAGTATAAGAAGATGGTCGAGACCGCCACGCCCCAGGGCATGCCCAAGAGTTGATGCCGTCCCGAACGAACGAACCCCGCGCCACATTTAACACCCGCTTTTTCATTTTAGCCAATTGAATTGGTCACTATTATTTTGGGCACATTTTGCATTTCTTTGTAATCGGGCGTCGAaactttgttttgtattttttgttatatcgcatttctgtatttattttttaaatattattttgcttAAATATTCGCTTATTCCTGTTTTAAGGTGAATGATGTGTCGAATGATAATTTATTGTGATTTTTTTCGTGCGTTTATTAGAGAAGTTAGAACGGTAATACGCAAGACAACTTCCAATTTCCTAATTAACACTGTCTTTTTATACACGTCTCAAACAACTTAAATTAATCTAGTCATTATGTTAAAGTTTGTTAATGAAAgtgttgatatttatttatttaatgaggTGAGTTCCTACAATACTAGGACTAATCCCATATTGTGCGGTCTCTGCCTTATTTCTTTGTTAGATATTATAATGAGACACAATGTGACtatttaagtaaaaataaattataaaagtatgttgtttttaatgaaactttccCCGACCTTATCTCTGTCTACGTCGAAAGGAAGTCAACATGATTAATCCATTTATGTTTTATACCTTGACGTAAAATCTATTTATTACCTATTGCATTGATGTtaactatacctacctattgttaTTCGGTGGCGATTCCATCCCCTTCGGCACAACAACtgcgccgcgcgtggcgcgtTTATCAAAACAAGGACAGTGAAAGTAGGAGTACCTACGAGTACCTTACGAGTACATACGAAGGTAGAGCAGATGAAGAATAATAGGTTTACGAAAGCAGTTAgttataaagcgaaggttggggTAGGGCTGGCGGAGGaacacctagaaggacgtacattgaccaaattggagatgtctttagaaaaggttcactacaatctacactgaaccggcgtgcgtgtaaacgattgatgaatatggaggaagcaagaggagtgtgcaggatcaaagcaaattttaatggaattccatagtctttgtttaccccagtgggaaataggcgtgagtttatgtctgtATGCATGTACATATGGGAAAAGTTTAAACTACACGGTAAAAACATATCTTACGCAACTGAGagtatctaaataattaatacgatcATCACCTTGCATCATTTCTTagatcatcatcaagaaaaagaatacATAAGACTTGACTGTATGggtatagttccctttgccttgcccttcggggaaaaccataaaaaaacgTATAATT
This genomic interval from Pectinophora gossypiella chromosome Z, ilPecGoss1.1, whole genome shotgun sequence contains the following:
- the LOC126380228 gene encoding sarcalumenin — encoded protein: MWTTRLRLWRFMLCILLATSTLALVVRGEEDVPSESQCRPYIEKALKELESGDSEPDSAEKNDSSEVSVNDDTKEVSSAEDGGQTTEAGDSKEDDAPSVEVADEPYVSKASVEDVEGADDDDSKEDATVEDADGDSAEQQADSKQDDDDKEDGDSKEDDDNKDDGDSKEDSQDSKEEGDSKEEASADEQAGEEESGEEKEGESGTTAEDEASTEGDDDSKQDEQADDDGDDDSKEAESAGDDDDKSQEDAADQSKEDDDDDKTDDDDGSQEKAESTEDTEKDDSKEDKDDTKEEEDAADKSGEDKDDTEEAESAEDSADGGVEEQSAEADEASEEKEASKADTDEEKSDETAAEDTEEQADQPETEEDADSGEEASTEEEDEEGAPEEDLLLTGEIPENLRSRDHINQILRLDEEASEAEILIERSADIVLRDLKKLYENSIKPLEALYKYRDLSNRHFGDPEIFSKPLVLFMGPWSGGKSSIVNYLTGLEFTEWSLRTGAEPSPAYFNILMHGKNPEVLDGTQLAADWTFSGLQKFGQGLEERLRGLKHPSKILEKVNIVEIPGILEVRKQVSRVFPFNDACQWFIDRADIIFLVYDPSKLDVGPETEAILDQLKGRESQTRIVLNKADTVKPEELMRVQSALIWNISPLMSSAQPPVMYTVSLWSMPYEPGAPVRLLQAQERELLRDLRQAIDKRIENKIASARRFAVRVRNHAKMVDCYLTTYYNHKTIFGNRKLISDAIIENPQNYHIYEGLSTLTNISRYDLPDPETYRDFFRLNPLYEFQQLSATCTYFRGCPITRLDVAIAYDLPELVGKYKKMVETATPQGMPKS